From the genome of Desulfovibrio sp. JY:
GAGGACCGGCCGGAGCGCAGCACGTTGACGTACAGGTCGTGGGACAACGTCGTGGCCCCGGCCAGCGTCAGGCCGGCCACCACAGCCAGAATGGTGGCGAAGGCCACGGCCGCGATGAAGCCGAGGAAGACCGTGCCCCCCGTGACCTCGGCCAGAAGCAGCGCCGCCATGTTGCCGCCCTTGTCCACGGAGCCGATCATGTCGCGGCCGACCAGCACCATGGCGGCAAAGCCGATGATGAAGGTGAGCACGTAGAAGTAGCCGATGAGCCCGGTGGCGTAGAACACGGATTTGCGGGCGGTCTTGGCGTCGGGCACGGTGTAGAAGCGCATGAGGATGTGCGGCAGGCCGGCCGTGCCGAACATGAGCGCAAGGCCGAGCGACAGGGCGTCCAGGGGATTGGCCACCAGACCGCCGGGATTGAGCACATTGTCGCCATAGGTCTTGGCCGCGGCGTCAAAAAGGGCGGTCACGTCGAAGCCGAAGCGGGACAGCGCCATGCCGACCATGACCGTGGCTCCAGCCAGAAGCAGCATGGCCTTTATGATCTGCACCCAGGTGGTGGCCAGCATGCCGCCGAAAAGCACGTAGGCGATCATGACCGCGCCCACGGCGATGATGGCCGTTTCGTAGGGCAGGCCGAACATCATCTTGATAAGCATGCCCGAGCCCACCATCTGGGCAATGAGGTAAAAGCAGACGGTCAGCAGCGATCCGATGGACGCGGCGATGCGGATGGGCTTTTGGGAAAGCCGGTAGGCCACCACGTCGGCGAAGGTGTACTTGCCGAGGTTGCGCAGGGGTTCGGCGATCAGGAACATGATGATGGGCCAGCCGACG
Proteins encoded in this window:
- a CDS encoding sodium/solute symporter (Members of the Solute:Sodium Symporter (SSS), TC 2.A.21 as described in tcdb.org, catalyze solute:Na+ symport. Known solutes for members of the family include sugars, amino acids, nucleosides, inositols, vitamins, urea or anions, depending on the system.) gives rise to the protein MNTFATTIGQPNATSIAFFFVFILGTLAITWFAAKKSRSASQFYAAGRSVTGWQNGMALAGDYMSAASFLGIAGLVSLKGYDGLIYSIGFLVGWPIIMFLIAEPLRNLGKYTFADVVAYRLSQKPIRIAASIGSLLTVCFYLIAQMVGSGMLIKMMFGLPYETAIIAVGAVMIAYVLFGGMLATTWVQIIKAMLLLAGATVMVGMALSRFGFDVTALFDAAAKTYGDNVLNPGGLVANPLDALSLGLALMFGTAGLPHILMRFYTVPDAKTARKSVFYATGLIGYFYVLTFIIGFAAMVLVGRDMIGSVDKGGNMAALLLAEVTGGTVFLGFIAAVAFATILAVVAGLTLAGATTLSHDLYVNVLRSGRSSEEDEVKVAKRATVGLGIVAILLGLAFKGQNVAFMVGLAFAIAASANFPALLLSIFWKGTSTSGAVASIVTGTVTSVVLIVLSPTVWVSVFGNPAPIFPWKNPALISMPLAFAAGWLGSVLVPDAKARSLYDAQQLRNYLGVGAE